ACTAAAGTTATCTGCGCTAGCCCCAAATATTTGCAGCAGTACGGTAACCCTGTCACGCCTCGAGAGTTGAGCGATCACACTTGGTTAGGACTAGGCGAAATTGAAGCGAAAGGGGTGTTGAATCAGGTAGTTTTACACCATGCTAAATCGGCTCCTGCTAGCTTTAAACCTGCCTTACGCTATGTGTTTAATGACCTTAATGCGTTAATCAGCCATGTACAGGAAGGGCTAGGTATTGCTCAGTTGCCTACTTTAGAAATTCAGCATTTGATTGATAACGGCGAGCTTGTGCCGTTACTACCTGATTGGCAGATCGAAAAACACAATGTTTACGCGCTTACTCGTGATAAAAAATATACCTATAAAGTACAAGCGGCATTGGCAGCATTAAAACACTATTTCGGCAATATTGAGAGCTAGTGCTTTTCTTATTGCCGAAAAGTATTTTGAGAGGGGAGGCACGATGTTGTTAAAAGCACAGTCAGCCTCATGCAGCAAAGCTTACAAATGGTGCTCATAATTGATATTCACAGTTAACCCCAGATTCTTTAGCAAAATCAAGGTCGTGGCTGATCAATATAAACCCGCCACGGTACTCGAATAAGGCTTTTGCTAGCAGTTGTTTTGATGCTAAATCGAGGTGGTTATCTGGCTCATCAAGCAGTAAAAAAGGTTGATAGACTTGATGGCTAATCACGAGCACTGCAAGCTTCATTTTTTCACCGCCGCTAAGTTGCTTACCCAAGCGATAGACCGCATCACGACGAAAGCCAATGCCAGCAAGTAAGGTTCTCGCATCAGTTTCTATCATGCCTTCGCACAGCGTCATCATGTTCGCTAGCATAGATAGCTCCTCTCGGATAACGCCAAAGTGTTGGTCTAGGTAGCACAGAGGCGTATTTACCATTAGCTCCCCTTGGCTTAACGCTATTTCTCCTAAAATAGCTTTGAATAGTGTCGACTTACCTGAGCCGTTATTGCCTTTGAGGTGAAGCTTTTTATTGGCAAAAACTTGTAAAGAAATAGGATGTATATTGCCGAAGGGCAATACGCCATCAATCACCGAAATGGCTTTTTTCGCATTACTTTGCTGACCTGCAATATACAGTTTTTGTCGGCTGACTTGTTCGTGTTTTTCGGTTAACTCCTGTGTTTGCGATTGCAATTGCTGTTGACGAGCTTGCTGATTTTTATTGCGACTAGCGTTACTTGCACTTGCTTTACCTTTTTTGAAGTCGAGCAGCATTTTTGACTGGCTGCCACCTTTTCTCAGGCGGTTTCCTTGCGCTGCTCGCTGCTCTGCTTTTTCTTGGTTTAACTGCGCTTGTGTTACAAGCTTTTTCTGCGCCTTGTTTAACTGCGCTAATTGTCGCTCAATGGCTAGCTGTTCCGTTTGCTTTTGCTTTGCATAAAAATCATAGTTGCCGCCATAAACACTTAATCCAGTGCTTGAAAGCTCCCAGATTTCAGTCATTTCACGCAGCAGTGCACGATCGTGGCTGATCAATAAAACGGTGCCCTCAAAGTGTTTAATCGCATTTATTAGCCATTGTTTGGCGCTTTCATCAAGGTGATTTGAAGGCTCATCAAGTATCAGCAATTGCACATCACTTTTAAATAACTGCCATAGCTGCAAAAGTGCTAGCTGACCGCCGCTAAGTTTTGCACACAGAAAATTAGGATCTTCTGGTAAGCCCAAAGTTGCAAGTTGTTCGTGGAGTAGGGCAGGTAAATGCCATTGCTCGCCAACTATTTCAAACCACTTATCATCACAATCGCCAGATTCAATGTTATTGAGCGCTGCGAGTATTTCGCTAACTCCCAAGTATTGGGCAATCGAGAGCTCACTGCCGAGTAATTCGCTCGCTTGTTGGCGATAAACCGCATATGAATTTGGTGGAGTAACTGTGCCTGTTGATGGCATTTGCTCACCGCTGATGATTGATGCGAATAGTGATTTGCCAACGCCATTTCTACCAACCAAACCAACTCGTCGCTGGGTTAACGAGCAAGATAAATTTTCAAAAAGAGTATCGCCTTTATCAAATTGATACGAGATATTGTAAGCCTGTAATGTGGGCATAACCTGCCTCCTAAATGATATCAGTTGAAATCAAAAGGGCAGACGGCTTAGCGAACAGCTTTTATTGCATAGCGATTTATGAAAAAAACTTATGCAGATAGTCACAGCGGTAAATTACTTGAAAGCTAAACGTAAAATTAGGCGTAAAAACTTATTCCTAAAACTAAGCTCTGACTTTCGTATTAGTTTTGCTGATTTATGTATTTAGGCTGAGTGAGCCTAGAGGTAACGAGTGCCGCTAGAATTGGTAAGTAAGCTACGCCGACTAACCCTGTAAATCCAAAAATAAAATGAAATATGGATAACAGACTTAGTTGTTCATGATGGCGTAAACTCCAAAAGGTAAGTTGGCGTTATGTTAACGTTTTGATTGTTTTTTAGTCAAGCACTGGTTGAGCCCGATGGTGGACTGTCAGGCGGTATTTGGGTGAGAAAGTTCACTATTAGTAACTAATCCCGAAGTTCGTATTGAATACTAACTCCCTATATCAATTCTATATGCCAATTTTATATTTCAAAAGCGAGCTGTCATGCTAAGTAAACCTCTCTAAAGTTGAGTTGTTGGCAGTGTCTTTAAGAGCTTCTATCAACTTTTTAGTCGCGCTATTTTTATTAATATTCTTCGGCCATAAGGCATATAGAGGTAAAGGTTGAACTTGCCATTCGGGGAGTACGTTAATGAGTTTTCCGTTATTGATATCGCTTTCAACTTGTGACTTTGCCAATACCGCTAAGCCATTGCCATAGAGGCAAAACTGGTAGATAGCTTCAACACTGTTCAATGTGATTTGGCTAGTAAATACGACTTCTTCTCTGCTGTTTCCTTTTAAAAATAGACGCTTCTTTGGTAGTTGAGATAATTTTAGCCAAGCCCACGTATTTAAGTCATCTGGGTTTTGAGCGGGTATGTGCTGTCGATAAAACGTCGGGGCGCATACTAGTACTCGTTCCAAAGAGCCTAAACTCGTTGATTTAAAATCATTATCTGCAACCTTACCCACTCTAATGGTGAGATCGGTGCGCTCATCAATAATGTCGCTGTTTGTATCTGAATAATTTAGTTCAAGTGTCACTTTCGGGTATTTAAGGGCAAATTGAGCAATTGCTTCGCTAATTGGTGATTTACTCAGAGCAGTTGGTAGCGACACTTTGACACTGCCCGATGGTTCTTTCTGTTTTTCCGACAATAAATCTATGCCTTTGTTTGCCGCTTCAAGCATCTTTTGAACTTGTTGGTAGAAAGCTTCACCTTCATTACTCAAGGTAAGCTTTCTTGTTGACCGATAAAGCAAGGCGCTACCCGTTTTTTGTTCTAGTTGGGATATGTGATAGCTGACCACAGATGGCGATAACGACAGTTTTTTTGCAGCTTCTCTAAATGAGCCACATTTCACAACTTCTGCAAAAATTGCCATGGCCTTTAATTCATTAATCAAAGCAATTGCTCCAAATTTTAGAATTATCAAATCAAATTAAAGCAACTAATAAAACTTTCGGCAATGAGCAAAAATAAAGAACTTACAATATAAGGGGGGTTGTTATGTCGATGCTAGTTTCTATGGCAGTATTTTCTTTATCAATGTCGATAAGTCCTGGGCCAGTAAACTTTGTTGCACTGGCAAGTGGGTTAAACTTTGGTTTTGTAAACTCATTAAAATTTGTTGTTGGGGCAACCGTTGGCTTTATTGCACTGCTGTTTTTGATCGGTATTGGCTTAGGGGCTGCAATTGAAGGCTTTCCACTGTTAATGGCGACTCTAAAGTATGTAGGGTGTGGTTACTTTATTTACATTGGGTACAGAGTATTCATCGATACAGGAAGTATCAGTGAAACAGACACTGGTTCTTCAATTCCTTCTTTTACTCAAGGCTGGTTGATGCAGTGGTTTAACCCCAAAGCATGGATGGCCTGTTTGGCGGGGTGCGCTGCTTTTGATGTTTACACTTCTGAGCTAAGGCTTTTTCAGTTTCTAATTATTTACTTTGTTATTTGTTTTATTGGCGTAGGGTGTTGGGCACTAATGGGGAAAAAGATTAAGTCTTGGCTTGTATCCGTTAGCCATATGCAACTCTTTAATAGAGTAATGGGCGTTACACTTTGTATTCTAGGGGTAGGGCTGTTAGTCGATTGATTGACTAAGTTTGATCAGCGATTGGGATATGTCAAATCGCGTGCATCATGTGTTAAAAAGAAGAAGTGAGCATAAGGTACATCAGAAATGGATATTCACCGATAAATCAGGAAATAACCCGCGTAAGCATTCAACCATTGCTATTCGACGTGCGATTGAGAATGCTGGTATTGAAGATTTTCGTGTACATGATTTTCGCCATACTTGTGCGAGTCGATTAGTGCAAAACGGTATGACGGTACAGGAAACTGCTCATATTTTAGGGCATACCAACATCGCAACAACAATGCGTTATGCACACCTTGAACAAAATAAAGTAGCAGAGAAAATGAAAGCGGTAATTGATCGCTTTAATGACTAAGTTACCTTGACCCAAGCGATAATTTATCAAAGTAGTGAAGAAATTAATTCTTCACCACTTTTTTTATTAGGATTAAATGACGGTCTAAATGCTCTTCGATATTTCTATTTAATTTCAATATTTCTTTTTGAATATCTTGAGTAGAACAACGCTCTTTTGGGCATTGATCCTGTTGTTGCGTTGATAGCTCTATAATGATTCTATTTAAGTCTTTAGTTTCCTTTATAAGTGAAATTATATGTTTGTCGGTGTCATGGGGCTTGGGGCGATTATCACCTTGTTGTGATATTGGTTGGTCATTACCTGTAAAAAAAGCGAGCGATATAGCAATAACAATAAGCGCTATTGAGACACCATTGTAGAAGATCTTAGCCTTAGTAGTGCTTCTTAGTTCCTTCCACCACAAAAACTTAATTGAGCTTGATTCACCTATCGCTTGAGTTAACCCTATTTCAGGAAGGTCTTTTTGAATTTCCTTTTCAATTGCTATTCCTTTTAGTACCGCTCCCTTAAGCAAAGGGTGGTACCAGTAAACGTCAACAAAAAATACCAAATTCCAAACAAAGAACGCTACAAAGGCGATTAGGCTGCCAACAGGAATGCTTGACTCAAGTAAAGTTACTTCATAGTTTGATTTTAAACTCACGCCTATAGCACTAATAAATGCTGAAATAATCAGTAAGCCAAAATTCCTTACTTTCATTTCTAGATCGTTAAAGTGTTTTTGCACATCAACTGTCGTTTTCCACGCTTCAACGTTAAGTTTGAGCTTTTCTAATTCTATTTCTTTTTCGTTCATTGTTTGAAAATATTAATTACGTTGAAAGTTTGTAAATGAAAATAATGAAAGCAACTCACTATATTGATTGATAGTGTAGCTAGGGGGAATATGATGGCTTTGTTCTTTAATTAGCTTTTCCCTTTTTACATCTTCATCAGTCCAATGTGTAACTGCTCTTAATAGGTTGTATTCTGTTGGGTTTTCGGAAAAATGAGCTGTGCCATACTTGGCAAATACATCGCTAACATTGGCCTGTTGCGCCATTTCAATATCTTTCATTTCACTGTCGCCAACATATATACAGTCGCCAGGTGTTGCTCCGATGTCTTTAATGATATCTAGCAATAATTTAGGGTTTGGCTTCAGCTCATCCTTAGGAGTAAATTTTTGCAGCATTTGATTAAATTCAAAATGTGTGTTCAATCCTTCTCCTTCTGGCAACTCGTGATCTGGAGGTGAATACAACACATCAATGTAGTTATCCAACCCTAACTTTTTGATTCTATATGATGTGTAAAAAGACTTTGATTCAGTATAAGCGACGATAAACACACCCAATTCTTTTAATGTTTTTAGGGTACTTTCAACTGTATCGTATAGCTTCAGTTTATTTTTGCGAGCTTTTCTAAAAGCATGAATAGCATCATTCATTTCTTCTTTTATTGTTTTTGAATCTCCATATAGAGCCTGAAGACAAGGGAGACTTTCTAATAAAAATGCATATTCAGCTGTACCGTGCAGCTGGTGAACAACTTTCATTTCTGATAAAAGTGTTGTTTCATCTACTCCTGATATTTTCTTTATTTGTTGAATCATCGCGGAGTTACTCGCATACCACACGCCAAACCAATCAAATAATGTATTATCCAGATCAGTGATTAAGACTGTTTTTTCCATAATAGTATTAAACTTTGGGAATTTATTTTTTGAGTTATTTGGCGTCATTCTACACGTTATATTGATTAAGTCGATTAAGGGATTTGAGTAAATTAGAGTCACTGATTTTACTAGTGCCAATACCCAGTTCGGAATTTTACACCAGCGGATAACTTACCCTAATTATCATAACACCACTAAAACTGTGGGGTAGGTAATACCCAATTAATTCCAAGTAACGGATGTAATCCTTTTTGCCCCGTAAAAATTACCTGAAATATAAGTTTATCTTGATGAATTTACCCTAATACCTAATTCGCCCTAATGGAGTTTATTCAAAATAGGTTGGATATTGCGCCTATCAGTAGCACGAAACAAATAACAAGCTGACGTATACACCACGAATAGTGCAGGGTAGAGAAAATATTGGTGTAAGTAAAAATGGATTGAGAATTTAACCAATCGATAAATACAAAAAAGCCCAGCTAGTGCTGGGCTTATCTGATAAATGGTGCCGACTGCCGGAGTCGAACTGGCGACCTACTGATTACAAGTTACCTACTTGGTTAACATGAAACCACTAGTTATACGTTTTAACTGGCTAATTTATGTTTAGAAATACAAAATTAGCCCTAGCGATTTCCTAGTTGATTACTAAAAAGATCCTACGCAATTTCAAGCTTCAATTGCGACTCACAGTCTAGCTTTTGCTTTTTGGAATAGCTATCTAAGGTAATATTAACTTCATGAGCTATAGCTTCAGCTAAGAGAGGTGAAACAGCATTACCTATTTGTCTCCATTGATTCTCTGTTGAGCCAGACAGCTGGTAGTCATCAGGGAACGTTTGAAGCCTTTTAACTTCATCAATAGTTAAAATTCTATTTCTCCAGTGCAAGGGACCCATATTATTCGATCTTCGAGCTTGAATTGTCCATGAAGGTAAATCAGGAGAAAGCTTTAGTAGAAAAGACCAGTATCTTGAACGCCATTTAAATTTAGGGTTCGGGTGGCCTCTTTTCTCTGTATAAAATAAATAGTTTTGTCCAGGCGGAATATCATAAAGTAAATCATGGTCTTTACCACCTGCAAAATGCCCGGGTAACTTTGCATCATTTTCAGGGCTATCTAAATCAGAAATAGCTTCTCCAGCTGTTTTCCATATAGGTAAGTGTTGATTGTCTTTATCAAACTTATCTGGATTTCTATGAGTTGGGCTAGGAAAATTAAATTCCGAATCTCCTTTTGTACCTACAATGATTATCCTTTCGCGTTTTTGTGGTACACCATAATCAGCCGCATTCAAAATTTGATATTTTACTTTATAACCCAGTTTATTTCCTGTTTCTAGCACATACTCAAGAGCTCCTTTTTGCCTCTTTGCAGCAAATGTATGTACATTTTCAAAAACAAACATTTTTGGTTTAAAGCACTCTACTACCCTAAAGTATTCTTTAACTGTTTGAAATGATGGATCATCGGTGCCATGCGTCATCTCTTTTCTATAAAAGCGAGATTTTGAGAATGCAGGACATGGTGGACCACCAAGAACTATATCTGCTTCATGTTCTTTTAAGTTTGTTTTAGATAAAAGGACTTCGTTAGTGACATTTTGTATTTCATCACAAATTATATTGTCAGATAAGTTATTTAACTTAAGAGTCTCGCACATAATAGGATTACTTTCGACACAAACCGCGTTATGAAAGCCTTTAGAGTGAAACCCTATATCTAATCCACCCCCGCCCGAAAATAGGCTAATAATAGTTCTTTTTTTCATGATTTTATCAAAACATCCATCACTGCTTTAGCCATTAAAGGTGGAACTGCATTACCAATTTGCCTCACTTTACTTCTTCTAGAGCCATAGAATTCATAGCCGTGTGGAAATGTTTGTAGAGCTGCCATTTCTACCGTTCGAAGTCTTCGATTATCCCAATGTAAAGGGCCTATCCAAGGGCCCGGACTAGCTGGAATTGTCCACGAAATTTTATCAGGATGTAATTTTAGTAAAAAATTCCAAAACTTAGTTTCTGCTTCAAAAACAGGGTTTTCGTAACCAGCCCAACTAGTTAAAGCTTTGTAATTCATTCCCGGAGGAATGTCAGGTAAATATTGACTCCAACGGCCATCCATTACCTCGCCTTCTTCAAAATACTCCGAAGAATCATATTGCCCAATAGCTTCTTTAGCTGTGGTTAGAGGTTTCAAATCTGATTCTTCGTCAGAAGAATGTGTAACTATCGGTTCCCCTAATTCCTTTGTTTTGTGACCAACCACAAATACGCGTTTTCTTTTTTGGGGAACACCAAATAATTCGCTGCTCAACCTAAACTCTCTAACTTTGTAGCCGCATTCGCTCATAAAGCTAATGAATTCATCTAGGTATTTCTTGTTTTTAGGGTGAGTAATACTTTGTACATTTTCAAACAAGAAACCTTTTGGAGAAATTTCATTGATTAATCGAGCATATTCCATGACTAAGCTGGTGCGTTCGTCTTCATCTACGTCGATGTTTTTTGTAGCTTTTGATAGTTCAACTTTAGCTAAAAACTGTTCTCCATTCTTGTCAGCTTGCTCTTTTCTTTGCTTTCTTCTGCGAAGAGACTCTTCACCTGACTTTGTCCAATATCTGTTTTTTGAAAAAGATTGACAAGGTGGTCCACCTATAACGAAGTCGACATCAAGTTGAGATATACCGCACTTTGAAAGAATATATTCACCTGTAAGTTCTGATACATCAGCCTTTAATATTGTAGCCTTTTGAGTAAATTGGTTTAGTTTTAAAGTTTCAATTGAGTCTGCGTCTGTATCAACACAACATACTACTTCGGCACCAGCCATAGAAGCACCAATATCAAGGCCACCAGCCCCCGAAAATAAACTTATTGTTTTCATTAAACCTCATGCATACATCACGTGTAGGTATCAAATACTGTTGATACTAGGGCGGCGATTTTAGCCGTCTATGATTTATTACACAATCATAGGTTTATAAGCCGAACCTACAGCATTGATATTTCTTAATATATATTTTAACTGTATATGTATACATATGTTATAGCGCTCGCTTAATTTATTCAACAAACTAATCAAATTTAGGGAAGTTACTTAAAATAATTCTCTCAGGGAGTGTATTAAATAATACTCTGGTTTCTTAACGAAGCAGCTTTCTCACTACTAACTAATAATTCTCTGACTAGTGCTGCTGTACCATTTAATTTATATAACTTTAAAAGTTCCCCATCTATGAGGTGTACTTGAAGGTTTGATTTTATCATTGTGGCCTCAGCGTACTGGACTGCTGCTTTAGTAAATTTCCCGCTTGTAACAATAATTACTCCATTGGCAGTATTTACTAATGCATTTCCCACTTCTTTAGCTACAGTAGAAACGTGAATAGGTGATTTTGGTGTATTTTTGCATTGAACAAGCCATTTGGAGTAGAAGATCCCTTGCTGTTCAAAAATAACGTCAACTTCTGCGCCTCCCGTATCTGAACTCATAGTTCTAAAGCTAGAAAACTTTAAACCCAAACTTTGACCTATTAAAATGGATAATTCTTCTAAAGCGATACCCTTTATATGAGTGTCTTCAGATTCAATTTCTTCAAATATTTGTGACAGGGGCTTCGTAACTCTCATATCAGTATTGAAATTATCGTTTTTGTTATCAAAATCTTTTGCTGTAAGCTCTGATAAATCCTGAGTTGGCTCAACACTTCCTGAATTTCCTCCACGACCTTCTGAAGTTCTATGAATTTTCAGAAAGCCAGCCTCTTCTAAAGGCTGTATTATGTTGGCTGCTATCTGATCCATTTTGGATATATAATCACCATAGTGGGCTTTTGAATCATTTACTAAAGATTTTACAGTGTATGAAGATTGCTCTTTAGTGCGGTCTTCTTCCCATAAATGCTTTAGAAAAATAAACTGCTCGTCCGATAATGCCCACAATGAACTCGTAAGACCGCTATTTCTACCTATTATATTGTGGAATCGCTCTTCAATAATTGAATCTGAATCATCCAAAATTTCACACCAATTAAGCCATGTGGCAAACTTGGTATGATCTGTTGTACTTTGTGATACATTTCTACCTGTTTTTGTCTGAATACCAAGAGAATTTAACTCATCTGCGAGAAGCTTTTTGTTTCTTGGGCTTACGCCACGGCTTTTAAGACGATCCATGGAAAGAAGTATTTCAGTACCACATAAGATATCCACTAGATGTTTCGCAAAAACATCTTTTGCCTTTTCAGGTTCGTTTAGGATTTGGTTTCCTAGAGCAGTTAACTCTATTTGCTCTTCTTTAACTAGTAAGTAATTCCTTAGCCCAATCAATACATTACCAGCTAATTTATTTTGCTGGATTAATCGTTCTTTTGGGTCTGTTCTAGTTTTAGCTTTTTCTAAAAAGTATTCGTCACGAACTTTGTCAATGAATTGTGATCTATCATTAGAAGTTTTTATGGCTTCTAAACAGAAGAATAAGTCAATTATATTAGGAGTGAACTCATTCGTAGAGGGAAGGTATTTCTGACTAGTCATCACTTTTTCTTTCCTTGTAAAGATTTTCGTCAGTATATCAAGGGTTAAGCACATATAATAGTTTGATAACAATATAAAGTCCTTTGTTATCATTACGTTGATTAAGGGTAATAAAGGGGAACAGTTATTTTTCAAATAACAACAAAATAGAGCCTACAGTTGCATTTATAGGTATTTATGAAAAGCTTAATCTAGGCAGTCTGATTCACAAGTAGCAACTTGGTTGCGTGAACAATGATTGGTATTATTTTGAAGCCCTAAAACTTCTCCTAACTATACCGAACAACTGATATGCAATCCGTTGCTACCCTATGAGAAACAAGCGATATAAAGCCATAAGCACTAAATTTGAAACTAAGACCCTATTTTTAACCGTGAATGCAGGTGAAATTTCGATAAATACCTAGATTAAATTTAAGGTATTAACATGACACTATCCGATATAAAACTCATAAAGCCAACACCGCCAATAAAAGCTAAAAAAACCATCAAACCAAAGAAACCAACTAAATTAAAAGTAATTATCAATACTAACGTTGATGGTGAATAACGTTTCACACTAGACATATAACTGTTACTAGGTAAAGTGGTTAATCTCGGTGAAGATAATTGATTAAGGATGATTTATGAGTGATTGGGAATTTCTTCATGATATGCAAAATGAAGGTTACAGTGCTGACCAGATAGCCGATGCAGCTGCTTGTGGTTACAACCCTTGGGAGTGGCAACCTTTTGATGAAGGCGATTTACCTACCGCTGATTTTGAAATTGACCCTGAAATCCAGTTTATTTTTGAAGATTTGGTAGAAAGCGCTCAGGCTTATCATGATTTGACAGGTCGTTATCTGCAAATATGGGGGGAATTAGGAGAACTTTACGCAGAAGTGAAATTTGGCATAAAGCGGCATAAGCCCCATGTACAAGGCTCTGATGGTAAAATTGGCAATGATTTTGTTGAAATAAAAACGATTTCGCCTGAAAAATCAGGTGAACAAGTTCAAGTTAAACGAGCTGGTAATTTTAATAAATTACTTGTAGTCAAAATTACCGATAACTTTGAGTTTGAAGGCAGAATTATTCGTAGAAAGAACCTAACAAAAGGTGAAGGTAAGCATGCTAAAGTTTCATGGTCGGCTCTTCCTGACGAAAACGAACGTTAGTATGGTGTCATTGCTTTTTAGGCCCTTTAACTTTAGCTAACTCAGCATCTAAAAAGCCTTGCTTAGTAGCATCGATAATCGTATCGATTACCGTTAATAGTTCATCTTTGCTACCAACATCAATCGTTGGTTTGGTCTTTTGAATTTCCAGTGATTTAGTGCCGTATTTGATTTCAAAATAATACTTGTCAGCTGATTGATAAAACCAAGGGCGAACACGTTTAGGGCGTTTTACTTTTCGCTTTTCACCAGATTCATCATCAGTAATGAATACTTCCTTATATGCAACGAAATCAGTGTTTTCTAGTAAGCACTGAACCATAGCGCGTTGCTCATTTAAACGAGTAATCAACTTATTGCGTTTTACTTCAATAGGGCTAAAAGCTTCAACTTTAGGTTTAGCGATAAAGCTTAATGCTTGTAGTGGATTGGTTTTAGTCATGGTAACTCCTAATTAACGTTATAGGGTTACCATCAAAGCAATTAACTCATAATACAACAGTTACTTTTGTTGGCTTTTTAACGTGTTGGTTGGAAGGTGTAACTACCTTACTTAGTGGACACTATCATGCTAACCACACAACAAATAAACGAACTTGCATTAATAATTTTAGATGCTGATATCGATGTTAAAAATCACAATGAAGTAGATGAATACATTGGTTTGGTACTCGAAAATATCGCAGGTTGTGAGTGTTTATCTGATGATGAATTTAGGGCAATTGTGCAGCAAATACGGGAAGTAATAGAAACGCTTTAAAACCATTAAATTAACTCCCCGCACCATAGCTGTAGCCAAATAATATTGGCACAGTTTTTTTCTCTTTATAGGATATCCAGATCCGCTAACTTTTTATTAAGCATCAGGTTACGACTTAGCGGTCAGTTAATGTAGAATCCGCGTATGGATCCCGCAGCACTGCAAATACATGAATTATCTGACATTAGTAGAAAAACCAGCTTTAGTTGAAAAGCTAATAAACCAATCTTCATCCCCCTAC
The nucleotide sequence above comes from Thalassotalea euphylliae. Encoded proteins:
- a CDS encoding LysR family transcriptional regulator, which encodes MAIFAEVVKCGSFREAAKKLSLSPSVVSYHISQLEQKTGSALLYRSTRKLTLSNEGEAFYQQVQKMLEAANKGIDLLSEKQKEPSGSVKVSLPTALSKSPISEAIAQFALKYPKVTLELNYSDTNSDIIDERTDLTIRVGKVADNDFKSTSLGSLERVLVCAPTFYRQHIPAQNPDDLNTWAWLKLSQLPKKRLFLKGNSREEVVFTSQITLNSVEAIYQFCLYGNGLAVLAKSQVESDINNGKLINVLPEWQVQPLPLYALWPKNINKNSATKKLIEALKDTANNSTLERFT
- a CDS encoding ATP-binding cassette domain-containing protein, which codes for MPTLQAYNISYQFDKGDTLFENLSCSLTQRRVGLVGRNGVGKSLFASIISGEQMPSTGTVTPPNSYAVYRQQASELLGSELSIAQYLGVSEILAALNNIESGDCDDKWFEIVGEQWHLPALLHEQLATLGLPEDPNFLCAKLSGGQLALLQLWQLFKSDVQLLILDEPSNHLDESAKQWLINAIKHFEGTVLLISHDRALLREMTEIWELSSTGLSVYGGNYDFYAKQKQTEQLAIERQLAQLNKAQKKLVTQAQLNQEKAEQRAAQGNRLRKGGSQSKMLLDFKKGKASASNASRNKNQQARQQQLQSQTQELTEKHEQVSRQKLYIAGQQSNAKKAISVIDGVLPFGNIHPISLQVFANKKLHLKGNNGSGKSTLFKAILGEIALSQGELMVNTPLCYLDQHFGVIREELSMLANMMTLCEGMIETDARTLLAGIGFRRDAVYRLGKQLSGGEKMKLAVLVISHQVYQPFLLLDEPDNHLDLASKQLLAKALFEYRGGFILISHDLDFAKESGVNCEYQL
- a CDS encoding restriction endonuclease, whose translation is MTSQKYLPSTNEFTPNIIDLFFCLEAIKTSNDRSQFIDKVRDEYFLEKAKTRTDPKERLIQQNKLAGNVLIGLRNYLLVKEEQIELTALGNQILNEPEKAKDVFAKHLVDILCGTEILLSMDRLKSRGVSPRNKKLLADELNSLGIQTKTGRNVSQSTTDHTKFATWLNWCEILDDSDSIIEERFHNIIGRNSGLTSSLWALSDEQFIFLKHLWEEDRTKEQSSYTVKSLVNDSKAHYGDYISKMDQIAANIIQPLEEAGFLKIHRTSEGRGGNSGSVEPTQDLSELTAKDFDNKNDNFNTDMRVTKPLSQIFEEIESEDTHIKGIALEELSILIGQSLGLKFSSFRTMSSDTGGAEVDVIFEQQGIFYSKWLVQCKNTPKSPIHVSTVAKEVGNALVNTANGVIIVTSGKFTKAAVQYAEATMIKSNLQVHLIDGELLKLYKLNGTAALVRELLVSSEKAASLRNQSII
- a CDS encoding DNA cytosine methyltransferase — its product is MKTISLFSGAGGLDIGASMAGAEVVCCVDTDADSIETLKLNQFTQKATILKADVSELTGEYILSKCGISQLDVDFVIGGPPCQSFSKNRYWTKSGEESLRRRKQRKEQADKNGEQFLAKVELSKATKNIDVDEDERTSLVMEYARLINEISPKGFLFENVQSITHPKNKKYLDEFISFMSECGYKVREFRLSSELFGVPQKRKRVFVVGHKTKELGEPIVTHSSDEESDLKPLTTAKEAIGQYDSSEYFEEGEVMDGRWSQYLPDIPPGMNYKALTSWAGYENPVFEAETKFWNFLLKLHPDKISWTIPASPGPWIGPLHWDNRRLRTVEMAALQTFPHGYEFYGSRRSKVRQIGNAVPPLMAKAVMDVLIKS
- a CDS encoding tyrosine-type recombinase/integrase, encoding MSNRVHHVLKRRSEHKVHQKWIFTDKSGNNPRKHSTIAIRRAIENAGIEDFRVHDFRHTCASRLVQNGMTVQETAHILGHTNIATTMRYAHLEQNKVAEKMKAVIDRFND
- a CDS encoding LysE family translocator, whose product is MSMLVSMAVFSLSMSISPGPVNFVALASGLNFGFVNSLKFVVGATVGFIALLFLIGIGLGAAIEGFPLLMATLKYVGCGYFIYIGYRVFIDTGSISETDTGSSIPSFTQGWLMQWFNPKAWMACLAGCAAFDVYTSELRLFQFLIIYFVICFIGVGCWALMGKKIKSWLVSVSHMQLFNRVMGVTLCILGVGLLVD
- a CDS encoding HAD family hydrolase; this encodes MTPNNSKNKFPKFNTIMEKTVLITDLDNTLFDWFGVWYASNSAMIQQIKKISGVDETTLLSEMKVVHQLHGTAEYAFLLESLPCLQALYGDSKTIKEEMNDAIHAFRKARKNKLKLYDTVESTLKTLKELGVFIVAYTESKSFYTSYRIKKLGLDNYIDVLYSPPDHELPEGEGLNTHFEFNQMLQKFTPKDELKPNPKLLLDIIKDIGATPGDCIYVGDSEMKDIEMAQQANVSDVFAKYGTAHFSENPTEYNLLRAVTHWTDEDVKREKLIKEQSHHIPPSYTINQYSELLSLFSFTNFQRN
- a CDS encoding DNA cytosine methyltransferase, with translation MKKRTIISLFSGGGGLDIGFHSKGFHNAVCVESNPIMCETLKLNNLSDNIICDEIQNVTNEVLLSKTNLKEHEADIVLGGPPCPAFSKSRFYRKEMTHGTDDPSFQTVKEYFRVVECFKPKMFVFENVHTFAAKRQKGALEYVLETGNKLGYKVKYQILNAADYGVPQKRERIIIVGTKGDSEFNFPSPTHRNPDKFDKDNQHLPIWKTAGEAISDLDSPENDAKLPGHFAGGKDHDLLYDIPPGQNYLFYTEKRGHPNPKFKWRSRYWSFLLKLSPDLPSWTIQARRSNNMGPLHWRNRILTIDEVKRLQTFPDDYQLSGSTENQWRQIGNAVSPLLAEAIAHEVNITLDSYSKKQKLDCESQLKLEIA